TAtacaataatttcattGTAACTTCAGGAAAGATATATTGTAATGtgttaattaaaaatttgacAAATTACAACTAATCAATTTATTGTAATATATCTAAACCAAGTAAGTTGCATTACAATATCGCAACAATTTGTGTTTCTTTCTGTGTTAGATTGTTTAGAGTAGTTGTTTATTTTGTGTATAAGTTCCTTGTTCAGCCTATcaagatattattttcatttttttttcattgcttttaataataaactaatcaattgatttatcataaagattatttgtatttctGTTTCTTTTGATAAACTCAAATTGagttttttaatttttttttattattgaatataacCCATTCTATTTCACTTCAATCttatttattactattCAAAGTTTAACAATTAATTTCACCACTATGTACTTGATTAGTTGCTACAATTTTATGCTaaatctctttttttttctttttaataaagacaatttaattattaaaaagttcGTTATTGAATGTTAATACTATTTTTAGAAAACTAATTATACTAGCTATATTCGAAATATATAAATCTTTAAGCTTCATTAAAAGTTTttggtttttttttttaaatttcatgctgtttaattttaatgaaacaTAGAATAAGTCGTAATTATAGgtttttcttattaatagaaCTTCAtacattaataaaatttcttttcagAGTATATATTTTGAGATTTCGATTATTATACTTTTTGTTCCAGAAaacttaataaattttgttCTGATAATAAGAACAAGTTTGAGAAATACTGAGTGATATCTGATTCATCTGAATATAtcttaattataatattaacagactaaaaataactatatattatcaaaatataGACTTCTAAACTGCCTGTTTtgctttttattattaaaatattttatattgttTGGGAAAACttcattttaaaattaatctattcattattttattccatagttgattttttttggttTTTAAGATTTCGTTTCGTTCTTAAATGAACGATTTCTAcctattaaaaaaaatgaattgttggctcattattatttaagagtataaattacaaattaatacaaatattcaGTTACTTCTGAAAATCTAATTTAGCAAAATATGTTAGAAAACgaataattgaaaagaataattttatttactGGTTTATCGaaaaatcttttaaattacaAACAATGCGTATTAAGTACTCTATAAATTATCGTCAAGTTAAATATTACAATGATTAGTTTCTCGTTAGgaaaaaatatcatttttattaatcagTATAtagaaagaataattttttaatattttgaaatatatattaatactagCATTATTGAAATGTAAATTTAAGCTTTATTTCGATTTATAGttgatcaaaatattcaCATAGctattatatttttcaaatttatgCTTTCTTTGGATTTTTAatgcaaaaaaagaatGCTTTCCAAGATTGGGTATTaaaacttattttttgttatatgtaaacaagaaaaatttggaatgaaaagagaaaataggttttcaatatcaaaatttcaatatatcAATGGTAATTCACaaatttgtaattaaattgaatgcatttttttatttaaacatTCGATAAATAATCCATCTTTACAGAATGTTGTAATTAGGTTTAAAGCCTTGAAATCGTGagatcaattttttttttctttcaatattttataacTATTAAACCTTTTTGGTTATCAAACTTCTCAACTGTTAACAAAGTTTTTAGTAGCTTGGGCAGATAAAAGTTTTGAAGAAGAGTACAATTTGATATTCGTTAATTAAACTCAGGTTTACAAACAACAATATTGTTAATGCTTATAAGAAATTCATATATTCCAAACTACGGAACAATTATTCACAGGATAAGTTAAGTTCCAAAGATAGTATATAGCCGTAATCTTCACAATAGTATAACTTATACTTAATTTCCGGATCCGGATATAGACTATTGTCGGGCTTATAATCAGTTCATACTAAATCGACATTAAACTTGGGAACAGCAAGACTTACTAAACTTTTGCCAAGACCAAGAGTTCGGTGCTCACAGATACAAAGTCCTTCCTTCACTGTTATTTTTGAGAATCTAGAACTCACTTCATTCGCAGAAGACGtttttctaattctaaAAACTTAAACTTCACTAAGCACAGAGTACCTGTCAACACAAGGCCCATGGAGTGGTGCAGTCCCAACCTTTGGATTATTTATCTGATCTAATTCGATTCACCAAATCAACAATTGTCCTTAATAGATTATTCAAACTCGAGATATTGTTATCTTCCAGCACTTTGCTAGGTTCTGAACAATCATTAATGTACAATGGCtcttcaataaaaaatataagcAATCTTCTAGTACAGAATGGCAAAGAGTGCCAAAAATGGGGAGTTATAAGTATTCAAgtcattaatattggagAACCCCTCAAGTAGTCACTGGTTTTCAAGCCACGGAACTTTTAGATTTACAagttataaataaatttctaattttggAAAGTCAAACATCTACAACAATACCCATAGTCATGCGTTATCTACCGTTGGTCTACTAGCTTTTAATAcgaatttttttgtttcaatAAACaagtatttttaatttcaacaaTGTTTGATCAATATCCAcataaaattcaaaataaatattatgtAACTGTGAATTTAAGATAagtagaaaataatttacgGCTTTGGTGGAAATTTCAAGTCAATTATTTAGTCTAGTTTCAAAGATTAATTTCATAATAGAAGAGTTCTTAATTATTGACGAAATCTTGTTTCAAACTAAATCTTATTAtcatatttgtttttttgaCTAACTACCAACAGTAATATTGTAATAtctaatttcttcaaaaattagtaactattttattagagtaaaaataaaatagttATAGCTCGACAATACAATTAAAAGCGCAAGTAATCTGGATAAAATCCTTGAAAATATGATACTTTGTTAAGCAATAGCATTTCTTTTAGAGACagttaaaaaaattaattgccggtaaagttttttttttttacaattTCCCGCTATAATTTTTGACACGGATTATCCCATGTAAAAGtaaaaatcttttttttttttcttttgttcatataatatttaaaaaaatagaaagaTGGGTAATAGTttaaatgttttttttgctATTTTTCTAGttgtttttcttaattttttggGGTTAcaaactttttttaataccAGAAATGTTGAAAgcaatttatttttaattttaaattcttaTCCATCATTCATTAAGCTTGGAGGAATAAATGGTAGAGAAGGGAGTTCTAGTGGATTTTCGTCTGGAGGTAGACATGGTTCATTGCAAGGAGGATCATTAAGAGATAGTGCGCGTTCAAGGGGTGGACCTAGATGCTCAAGAGCCCCGCATCCTAGACTCCAAACCATTATTGAGTGTTCAGAAACAGATTCAACTGATGGAGGTAGCAATACTGCAAGTCAACCAAATGGCAGATTTTTAAATCCAGGATATGGTTCACGACCAGGTTCAACACGTGGTCCAACTTTAGGGCTATTTACTAGATCACGTCCAGTTTTTCCAACTCGTAGACCATATTCAGGAATTTTGCTTACCTCTAGTGGTTCGAAGTCCTCTGCTCTTTCAAGCAGATTTGGACAAAAGCCATCAAGTTCTCATTCTACAAGTACAGGAACTCGTGCTCTACAAAGCGGTGTAGGAAGCAGATTTTTGAGTCCAGGATATGGTTCAAGACCAGGTTCAACACGTGGTCCAACTTTAGGGCTATTTACTAGATCACGTCCAGTTTTTCCAACTCGTAGACCATATTCAGGAAGTTTGTTTACTTCTAGCAGTTTTAGATCTTCTAATGCTTCAGACGGATCAGGAGATTCGTCATATAGTTCTCGTTTTACAGGTACAGGAACTCGTGGTTCACAAGGCGGTGTAGGAAGCAGATTTTTGAGTCCAGGATACGGTTTACAACCAGGTTCAGCACGCGGTCCAACTTTGGGGCTATTTACTAGATCACGCCCACCTCTTCCAACTCGTAAACCATATTCAGGAAGTTTGCTTACTTCTAGCAGATTGAGTTCTTCTAATGCTTCAGGTGGATTAGGACAATCGTCATCTAGTTCTCGTTTTACAAGTACAGGACCTCAAGGACCATATGGAACTTCAGGAGTTGGTACACCGTTGGGCCACTCTGTTTCACCTGAAGGAAAACCACAAGGTTTACTAGCTAGAGGATATATAACATCAAATTGTCCACGTGGTATTCCAGGTGAGCATCGAGTAGATGTTACTAGTAACGGTTCTTTGATATGCTGTTATTGTTATAATAGATGTGATCATGAAGGTTTTAAGCCACCAAGACgaacaacaacaacaacaacacAATCACCACCATATTCTTCTAGGGGGTACCTGACATTAGATTGTCCACTTGGTACCCCAGGTGAACATCGCTTAGATGTTGATAATTCTGGCGTCTTATTTTGCGCTACTTGTGGTAACAGGTTTAGTCATCAAGGGTGCCCACCACCGAAAATACCGTTATGCCGAAAATAAAACATGAAACAGCACccatttcattattattttcaaacaTTTTACACCAAAAACAGTTTGCG
The Cryptosporidium parvum Iowa II chromosome 2, whole genome shotgun sequence genome window above contains:
- a CDS encoding signal peptide, repeats, gene anchored to telomere translates to MGNSLNVFFAIFLVVFLNFLGLQTFFNTRNVESNLFLILNSYPSFIKLGGINGREGSSSGFSSGGRHGSLQGGSLRDSARSRGGPRCSRAPHPRLQTIIECSETDSTDGGSNTASQPNGRFLNPGYGSRPGSTRGPTLGLFTRSRPVFPTRRPYSGILLTSSGSKSSALSSRFGQKPSSSHSTSTGTRALQSGVGSRFLSPGYGSRPGSTRGPTLGLFTRSRPVFPTRRPYSGSLFTSSSFRSSNASDGSGDSSYSSRFTGTGTRGSQGGVGSRFLSPGYGLQPGSARGPTLGLFTRSRPPLPTRKPYSGSLLTSSRLSSSNASGGLGQSSSSSRFTSTGPQGPYGTSGVGTPLGHSVSPEGKPQGLLARGYITSNCPRGIPGEHRVDVTSNGSLICCYCYNRCDHEGFKPPRRTTTTTTQSPPYSSRGYLTLDCPLGTPGEHRLDVDNSGVLFCATCGNRFSHQGCPPPKIPLCRK